AGGATAGGACGATTTTTTTGTGCATTTTTTATAAAAATTTGATAAAAATGGAGGCGCTCTAAAAGTCAGTTACTCTGACTTTTTAGACAGCCCCATTAAATTCATATAATGATCATAGAAGATTGGAGGGATAAAAATGGATTCTCCTTTCATTCTCATGATCGTAGCGTTAACTATTTCACTCAGCTTATTCTTTGTAGCTCTACTTCTTCCCCGATTCATTGACCAGATGATTCGATTGCCCAAAATAAAGACCCAAGCTGTTTTAATTTATAAAGGGATACGTTATAGTGATGAAGGTCTCTATCTATATATTCTTATTTTCGAACTTCCAACTGGAAAACGATTAACCTTTCATGTGAAAGAAAATCAATTCATTGATTACCAATTAGGGGATCATGGTATCCTCACCTATCGAGGCAATCAATTTCTTAAATTTCATATCAAATATTAACAAGAACAAGATTGCTCCGCTTTTTTTGCTTGAGCAACCTGCTCATCTGCATGATAGGAAGAACGAACAAGTGGGCCTGATTCACAATGAGAAAAGCCCTTACTTAATGCAATCTCTTTCAATTCCGCGAATTCATCGGGATGATAATATTTCTCTACCTTTAAATGCTCCTTGGTTGGAGCCAGATATTGCCCGATCGTTAAGATATCTACATGATTGGCACGAAGGTCATCCATCGCCTCAAGAATCTCTTCTTTGGTTTCCCCTAAACCTACCATAATACTCGATTTCGTAGGAATATCGGGTTGTAACTCTTTTGCTCTACGTAAAAACTCAAGAGATCGTTCATATTTGGCCTTTGCTCTTACTCGATCCGATAAGCGTCTTATCGTTTCAATATTATGGTTCAAAATATCCGGACGAGCATCCATCAATATTTTGAGATTCTCATAGACTCCTCCTAAATCAGAAGGCAATACCTCTACTGTTGTTAATGGATTCAATCGACGGATTGCACGAATGGTTTCTGCAAAAATAGACGCTCCCCCATCTTGCAAATCATCCCTTGCAACCGAAGTAACAACCACATGATGAAGTCCCATTTGCTTAACAGACTCGGCAACACGCATAGGTTCTTCTAGATCTAATTCAGTCGGCATTCCCGTCTTTACTGCACAAAAACGACAAGATCTGGTGCAAATATCTCCAAGTATCATAAAAGTCGCAGTTTTTCTTATTGCCCAACATTCATGAAGATTAGGACATCTTGCTTCTTCACAAACGGTATGTAATTTTTTCTCTCGAATCATTTTCTTTAATCCGCGATAATTTTCATTCGTATTTAGTTTAATTTTTAGCCAATCTTGCTTTATTCGTTCTTTTCCTACCATTCGCATTCACTCCATTTCTTCATCAGTCCATTTCTATCGTTAGCGGGAAAAATTCCACTCGTCATTCTCATATTTGGTCACAGCCAAATGATTCACTTCATCCAATTCTTGTGGTGTCAATTCATATGGCTCCAACTCAATTTCAAATCCTCGTTCAAAGCCCTTCTTAAATGCTTGCCGAACTTCCTCTAGTGAGACTTCACGCTTTGCCACGTCTTGAATGGTGACGGCCTTGTTTTTAAATCCTCGTTGCATGCGTTCACGAACTCGTTCATTCGGATACAAGAATAAATCAAATAGCTTGTTCTCGTCCAAATCGATCAAAATCGAACCGTGTTGTAGGATTACGCCCTTTTGTCTTGTTTGAGCGCTTCCAGCTACTTTTTTCCCTTCTAGAACCAGTTCATACCATGAAGGGGCATCAAAACAAACAGATGATCTTGGATTCTTCAAATTTTCTTTTTCTTCTTCTGTTTTTGGAACAGAAAAATAGGCATTTAATCCCAACTCTTGAAATCCATACAATAGCCCTTGACTAATCACTCGATATGCTTCTGTCACGGATTTTGGCATGTCAGGATAATTCTCCGATACAATCACACTATAAGTTAATTCTTGGTCATGGAGTACAGCTCTCCCTCCTGTCAATCTTCTGACAAGGCCTAAACCATATTTTTTTACTTTTTCAATATTAATTTCTTTATGTATTTTTTGGAAGTAACCAATCGATAGTGTGGCAGGTTTCCAGCCATAAAAGCGAATGGTTGGGGGTATTTTCCCTTGACTATGCCACTCTAATAATGCCTCGTCTAACGCCATGTTAAAGCTAGGTGAATGGTACTCAAAATCAATAAATCGCCATGTTTCTCCCATGAAGTCATACTCCTCTATATAAACATACAATTTATCTACATTTTAACATAAAAACAATTCTAAAAAATATGAAGCTGTCGAAATTAAAAAAGCTACATGAGAAAATTCCACATATCTTATCCTTACCTCTCCTCAATATACATTTCTTGAATGAAAAGAGAACGTTCCTTTCTTAAGTCAATATATCGATTCTCAATTTTAACCAAAGGCCGATTCGGTTCGTTTCTAAATGCAACAAGAACAGTTGCGATTGATCCATCATTTAGGATCACTTTTTTACCTTCCATCGCTTTTGTCACGAAATCCAAGAAATTCATGACAATGATTGGATTTAACTCTTTACGAAAGGCCAGATCATAAAGTTCTTGATAGGCATGAAACGGTGACAAGGAGGGTTTATAGGTTCGTTCTGCTGAGATCGCATCATATACATCGGCTACAGCAACGATTTGTGCTGCTAAGGAATACTATCTCCTTTTTTCCTTAGAGGATACCCTGTGCCATTGAGCCGTTCATGATGCATTAATGCTGCTGAAAGTATAAATTCATCTTTAATCTGATTTTTCAGTAAAATATCATATCCTAACTTCGGATGCTGTTTCATCGTCTTAAATTCTTCTTGATCCAATGGAGCAGGTTTTTGAACGATTTCAGGTGGTATTAATGCCTTTCCCAGATCATGCAATAGCCCCGCATGACCGATTCGGATAATGTCATCGTGATCCATCTCTAACAATCATGCGAACATCGCTGACATGATTCCTACATTTAAGGAATGTTGAATCGTGTACTGATCCATATTCTTAATGGTTCGTAATTGAACAAGTATTTGGGGACTTAACAATAAATGCTTAATTAGATCATCAAAGGTCTCAAACAAAACCACTTGATCGATATCTTGTTGGTTGGCAGACAACTGGAACATTCGTTCCACTGCGGTCAATGTCTCGCCATAAAATTCATAAAACTCAGAATCGATCTTTTTCAGATGATTGATATAAATGCGAAAGTCTTGAGTATTACTACGTTCCTCAATAGCAATAAGGTCTATTCCTCGATCGATAATACTTCTTAAATCTTCTAACGAAAGTTTACTTCCTTTCGTTAATAAAAGTACTCCGTCTTCCGTCATGACATCATCAGCTAGTCTATGATTTGCCCACTCAATCGAGGGCTTTACATAAATCACGTTACCATCTCCCTCAAACTGTTCAAGATCAGTTGCAAAATCAAATTCAGCCATTCCCGTACTATCTTCCATATTTTATAAGTGAAATCCTTTAAAAAAAACGTGAAAAAATGTGAACTTTTCAAAAAATTATCGCATTTCTTTTATAAAAAAAGAGAGCTATTTGTTGTGCTATAGCTCCCCTCTAAATCCCTTGGTTAGTATTCATCCGGTTCAGTAACTTTCTTTAGAGGTTCCATTGGATTTTCCTGATCCGGATGAATCTTGATGTTTTGATGTGATGGGTCTGCCAAATCAAACGCAAAAAATTCCCCATCTATTTTTAGATTATTCTTTCTAATACTCTTCTTTTTCATCAAATCATCCTCCAAATCTATTTCCTTCTTAATGTTTCTCTTTTAAAAAAAAGTATCCCTATTTGAAGGATGAATAAACACTAAAAATCAGGAAAGGTTTCGCCAATTTTCCGAACAGCTGTAGCAATCGATTGAACATCGAATGGATTGACTGACGAACTTATTTTTTGCAACGCAAGATCGTTAGTGAAAGAACTCAATTCATCGATGGCATATGTTCCTTTCGCATCACGCCATTGTAATTTATATCCCTTATCACATTTAATAATGAAAATATTCACATCTTTATCCTTGGCCAATACTCTTGCCTCAATTGAATTAGGGGTTTGGCCTTTTATTTCAATTGTGACTGGCCATTCATCCTCGTATTCGTAAACGGGCGTCCCCACATCTTCCATCTCTTTTAACCAAGTTTCACTTGCTTGACACATCACTTCTAAGATCATTTTTTGCCTCCTGCTAAATTGTAATATACTATTATAGCTCATTTTACCATAAGATTACGCAAGTAAAGATTAACGAAAAAAGGGGCTGTCCAAAAAGTAGTATTTAACCCCGAAATCTAAAAAAAGCAACCCCAAAGAATGCTGTAAAATCAACATTCTTTGGGGTTTAA
Above is a genomic segment from Tepidibacillus fermentans containing:
- a CDS encoding DUF2500 family protein — protein: MDSPFILMIVALTISLSLFFVALLLPRFIDQMIRLPKIKTQAVLIYKGIRYSDEGLYLYILIFELPTGKRLTFHVKENQFIDYQLGDHGILTYRGNQFLKFHIKY
- the lipA gene encoding lipoyl synthase, coding for MVGKERIKQDWLKIKLNTNENYRGLKKMIREKKLHTVCEEARCPNLHECWAIRKTATFMILGDICTRSCRFCAVKTGMPTELDLEEPMRVAESVKQMGLHHVVVTSVARDDLQDGGASIFAETIRAIRRLNPLTTVEVLPSDLGGVYENLKILMDARPDILNHNIETIRRLSDRVRAKAKYERSLEFLRRAKELQPDIPTKSSIMVGLGETKEEILEAMDDLRANHVDILTIGQYLAPTKEHLKVEKYYHPDEFAELKEIALSKGFSHCESGPLVRSSYHADEQVAQAKKAEQSCSC
- a CDS encoding HD-GYP domain-containing protein, which codes for MDHDDIIRIGHAGLLHDLGKALIPPEIVQKPAPLDQEEFKTMKQHPKLGYDILLKNQIKDEFILSAALMHHERLNGTGYPLRKKGDSIP
- a CDS encoding lipoate--protein ligase family protein; amino-acid sequence: MGETWRFIDFEYHSPSFNMALDEALLEWHSQGKIPPTIRFYGWKPATLSIGYFQKIHKEINIEKVKKYGLGLVRRLTGGRAVLHDQELTYSVIVSENYPDMPKSVTEAYRVISQGLLYGFQELGLNAYFSVPKTEEEKENLKNPRSSVCFDAPSWYELVLEGKKVAGSAQTRQKGVILQHGSILIDLDENKLFDLFLYPNERVRERMQRGFKNKAVTIQDVAKREVSLEEVRQAFKKGFERGFEIELEPYELTPQELDEVNHLAVTKYENDEWNFSR